A region of Streptomyces cinnamoneus DNA encodes the following proteins:
- a CDS encoding DEAD/DEAH box helicase gives MTTTTANHHLSPAFPGRAPWGTANKLRAWQEGAMGKYIQTQPRDFLAVATPGAGKTTFALTLASWLLHHHVVQQVTVVAPTEHLKKQWAEAAARIGIKLDPEYSAGPLGREYHGVAVTYAGVGVRPMLHRNRCEQRKTLVILDEIHHAGDSKSWGEACLEAFEPATRRLALTGTPFRSDTNPIPFVTYEEGNDGIRRSAADYTYGYGNALGDGVVRPVIFLSYSGNMRWRTKAGDELEARLGEPMTKDAISQAWRTALDPRGDWMPNVLRAADQRLTEVRKSIPDAGALVIASDQESARAYAKLIREITGEGATLVLSDDSGASQRIDDFSQDGSRWMVAVRMVSEGVDVPRLAVGVYATTISTPLFFAQAVGRFVRSRRRGETASVFVPTIPTLLTFANEMEVERDHVLDKPKKEGEEDPYAESEKEMDEANKQQDEDTGEQDMLPFEALESDAVFDRVLYDGAEFGMQAHPGSEEEQDYLGIPGLLEPEQVQLLLQKRQARQIAHSRRKPDEQADLLEIPAERRPVVTHKELLELRKQLNTLVGAYVHQSGKPHGVIHTELRRVCGGPPSAEATAGQLTERINKVREWATRMK, from the coding sequence GTGACTACCACCACCGCGAACCACCATCTCTCGCCCGCTTTCCCCGGCCGGGCCCCTTGGGGTACCGCGAACAAGCTGCGCGCCTGGCAGGAGGGCGCGATGGGGAAGTACATCCAGACGCAGCCGCGCGACTTCCTCGCCGTGGCCACCCCGGGCGCCGGAAAGACCACCTTCGCCCTCACCCTCGCGTCCTGGCTGCTGCACCACCACGTCGTCCAGCAGGTGACCGTGGTCGCGCCCACCGAGCACCTGAAGAAGCAGTGGGCGGAGGCCGCCGCCCGCATAGGCATCAAGCTCGACCCGGAGTACAGCGCGGGCCCGCTGGGCCGCGAGTACCACGGCGTCGCCGTGACCTACGCCGGTGTGGGCGTGCGGCCCATGCTGCACCGCAACCGCTGCGAGCAGCGCAAGACGCTCGTCATCCTCGACGAGATCCACCACGCCGGCGACTCCAAGTCCTGGGGCGAGGCGTGCCTGGAGGCGTTCGAGCCGGCCACCCGGCGGCTCGCCCTCACCGGCACCCCCTTCCGTTCCGACACCAACCCCATCCCCTTCGTCACCTACGAAGAGGGCAACGACGGCATCCGCCGCTCCGCCGCCGACTACACCTACGGCTACGGCAACGCGCTGGGCGACGGCGTCGTGCGGCCGGTCATCTTCCTCTCGTACAGCGGCAACATGCGCTGGCGCACCAAGGCGGGCGACGAGCTGGAGGCCCGGCTCGGCGAGCCGATGACCAAGGACGCGATCTCGCAGGCGTGGCGCACCGCCCTCGACCCGCGCGGCGACTGGATGCCGAACGTGCTGCGCGCCGCCGACCAGCGGCTGACCGAGGTGCGCAAGTCGATCCCCGACGCCGGCGCGCTCGTCATCGCCTCCGACCAGGAGTCGGCCCGCGCCTACGCCAAGCTCATCCGGGAGATCACCGGTGAGGGCGCCACGCTCGTCCTGTCCGACGACAGCGGCGCCTCCCAGCGCATCGACGACTTCTCGCAGGACGGCTCCCGGTGGATGGTCGCCGTCCGTATGGTGTCCGAGGGCGTGGACGTGCCGCGCCTCGCGGTCGGCGTGTACGCGACGACGATCTCCACGCCGCTGTTCTTCGCCCAGGCCGTCGGCCGCTTCGTGCGCTCCCGGCGGCGCGGTGAGACCGCCTCCGTCTTCGTGCCGACGATCCCGACGCTGCTGACCTTCGCCAACGAGATGGAGGTCGAGCGGGACCACGTCCTCGACAAGCCCAAGAAGGAGGGCGAGGAGGATCCGTACGCCGAGTCCGAGAAGGAGATGGACGAGGCGAACAAGCAGCAGGACGAGGACACCGGCGAGCAGGACATGCTGCCCTTCGAGGCCCTGGAGTCCGACGCCGTTTTCGACCGGGTCCTCTACGACGGCGCCGAGTTCGGCATGCAGGCCCATCCGGGCAGCGAGGAGGAGCAGGACTACCTCGGCATCCCCGGCCTGCTGGAGCCCGAGCAGGTGCAGCTGCTGCTCCAGAAGCGGCAGGCCCGGCAGATCGCGCACAGCCGCCGCAAGCCGGACGAGCAGGCCGACCTCCTGGAGATCCCGGCCGAGCGGCGGCCGGTGGTCACGCACAAGGAGCTGCTGGAGCTGCGCAAGCAGCTCAACACCCTCGTCGGCGCGTACGTCCACCAGAGCGGCAAGCCGCACGGTGTGATCCACACGGAGCTGCGCCGGGTCTGCGGCGGTCCGCCGTCGGCGGAGGCCACGGCGGGGCAGCTCACCGAACGCATCAACAAGGTGCGCGAGTGGGCCACCCGCATGAAGTGA
- a CDS encoding MFS transporter gives MTATDADAADRGTGDGVLGRRHRALTLGIITVVSLIAFEASAVNTAMPVAARALDGVGLYAFSFSAFFTASLFAMTLSGEWCDRTGPLTPLFTGIAAFGAGLVGAGSAQRMWMFVAARGVQGLGSGLVIVALYVVVGRAYPERLRPAVIASFSAAWVVPVIVGPVVAGTVTENVGWRWVFLAIPVLIALPLAVMLPALRKLPPSERTGSVDGRRVLLALGVAAGAGLLQYAGQELRPLSLLPAVAGLALLVPCVLRLLPAGTFRAGRGLPSVLLLRGLAQGSFLAAETFVPLMLVTERGMSATLAGLSLTGGGLTWALGSYTQSRPRLERHRERLSALGMAVQALAVAAVPLVLIDAVPVGLVALSWLLVGYGMGLTISSCSVLTLRLSRPGEEGANSASLQVSDALGSITLVGLAGVLFVSSGGASVAAAEDGTAAAPPLAFVAVFALAAASGLAGAWAATRLRPRDQGAAGG, from the coding sequence ATGACCGCCACCGACGCAGACGCCGCCGACCGGGGGACCGGCGACGGCGTCCTCGGGCGCCGCCACCGCGCCCTGACCCTCGGGATCATCACCGTCGTCTCCCTCATCGCGTTCGAAGCCAGCGCCGTCAACACCGCGATGCCCGTCGCGGCCCGCGCGCTCGACGGCGTCGGGCTGTACGCGTTCTCCTTCTCCGCCTTCTTCACCGCCAGCCTCTTCGCCATGACGCTGTCGGGGGAGTGGTGCGACCGCACCGGCCCGCTGACGCCCCTCTTCACCGGCATAGCCGCCTTCGGCGCCGGGCTGGTGGGCGCCGGTTCGGCGCAGCGGATGTGGATGTTCGTGGCCGCCCGGGGCGTCCAGGGCCTGGGCTCGGGGCTGGTGATCGTCGCCCTCTACGTGGTCGTGGGGCGGGCCTACCCGGAGCGGTTGCGGCCGGCGGTGATCGCGTCGTTCTCGGCGGCGTGGGTGGTGCCGGTCATCGTCGGGCCGGTGGTGGCGGGCACGGTGACGGAGAACGTCGGCTGGCGGTGGGTCTTCCTCGCCATCCCCGTGCTGATCGCCCTGCCCCTCGCCGTGATGCTGCCGGCCCTGCGCAAGCTGCCGCCCTCCGAGCGCACCGGGTCGGTGGACGGGCGCCGCGTCCTCCTCGCGCTCGGCGTCGCCGCGGGCGCCGGCCTCCTGCAGTACGCCGGGCAGGAGCTGCGGCCGCTGTCCCTCCTGCCCGCGGTCGCCGGCCTCGCCCTGCTCGTGCCGTGCGTACTGCGCCTGCTGCCGGCCGGCACCTTCCGGGCCGGGCGTGGTCTGCCGTCGGTGCTGCTGCTGCGCGGCCTGGCCCAGGGCTCCTTCCTGGCCGCCGAGACCTTCGTCCCGCTGATGCTGGTGACCGAGCGCGGGATGTCGGCCACGCTCGCCGGGCTGTCCCTCACCGGGGGCGGGCTGACCTGGGCGCTCGGCTCGTACACCCAGAGCCGCCCGCGCCTGGAGCGCCACCGGGAGCGGCTGTCGGCCCTCGGCATGGCCGTGCAGGCCCTGGCGGTGGCGGCGGTGCCGCTGGTGCTGATCGACGCGGTGCCCGTGGGTCTGGTGGCCCTCTCGTGGCTCCTCGTCGGCTACGGCATGGGTCTGACGATCTCCAGCTGTTCGGTCCTGACGCTCCGCCTCTCCCGGCCCGGTGAGGAGGGCGCCAACTCCGCCTCCCTCCAGGTCTCCGACGCGCTCGGCAGCATCACGCTCGTCGGCCTGGCGGGTGTGCTCTTCGTCTCGTCCGGCGGCGCCTCCGTCGCCGCCGCGGAAGACGGCACCGCGGCGGCCCCGCCCCTCGCCTTCGTCGCCGTCTTCGCCCTCGCGGCGGCGTCCGGGCTGGCCGGCGCGTGGGCGGCCACCCGGCTGAGGCCGAGGGACCAAGGGGCGGCCGGCGGGTAG
- a CDS encoding IclR family transcriptional regulator, producing the protein MTAETSQTLDRGLRVLKLLADTDHGLTVTELSTKLGVNRTVVYRLLATLEQHAFVRRDIGGRARVGLGVLRLGRQVHPLVREAALPALRSLAEDIGATAHLTLVDGAEALAVAVVEPTWTDYHVAYRAGFRHPLDRGAAGRAILAARRGEVDDPGYALTHGELEAGASGAAAPLLGVSGIEGSVGVVMLADTIPQRVGPRVMEAAKEVADALR; encoded by the coding sequence GTGACCGCGGAGACTTCGCAGACGCTCGACAGAGGACTGCGCGTCCTCAAACTGCTCGCCGACACCGATCACGGTCTGACCGTCACCGAGCTGTCCACCAAGCTCGGCGTCAATCGCACGGTCGTCTACCGTCTGCTGGCCACCCTGGAACAGCACGCGTTCGTGCGCCGCGACATCGGCGGCCGGGCCAGGGTGGGCCTCGGCGTGCTCAGGCTCGGCAGGCAGGTGCACCCGCTGGTGCGGGAGGCGGCCCTGCCCGCCCTGAGATCGCTGGCCGAGGACATAGGGGCCACCGCCCATCTCACCCTCGTCGACGGCGCCGAGGCGCTCGCGGTCGCCGTCGTCGAGCCGACCTGGACCGACTACCACGTGGCCTACCGCGCCGGGTTCCGGCACCCCCTGGACCGTGGCGCGGCCGGCCGGGCGATACTCGCCGCCCGCCGGGGCGAGGTCGACGACCCCGGGTACGCGCTCACCCACGGCGAACTGGAGGCCGGGGCGAGCGGGGCGGCGGCGCCCCTGCTCGGCGTGAGCGGGATCGAGGGGAGCGTCGGCGTGGTCATGCTCGCCGACACGATCCCCCAGCGGGTCGGGCCCCGGGTCATGGAGGCGGCGAAGGAGGTGGCGGACGCGCTGCGGTAG